The following are encoded in a window of Clostridium thermarum genomic DNA:
- a CDS encoding methyl-accepting chemotaxis protein, translating into MKRISSKIIVLSLITTLFTAIVIGSVSTYNTISTNKSLLVALEDTMRGDFDEIIKGQVESVISILETFNQRYERGELTKEEAKRQAADIVRELRYGKDGYFWIDTSEGVNVVLLGQDVEGTSRIDSKDANGLLFIQEIIKNGSKEGGGYSDYYFPKAGGTQPLPKRSYSKLFKPFDWVVGTGNYTDDIDALISEKKTAIDKELLNSFITLITIALVTVISAIVAAVLLSKKLTKPIVFVTKQVNKLAALDLSEEQINDNILKNKDETGLMAQSVKELREKLRTIIKQLQNSAANVLQYSTTVAEATDESVQSIQAVSAAVDELSKGTVSQAEDAQEGANKLLSLANNISICVNSSNSVKDFSRHTRKINAEGLMAMKSLIEKFDKNTRINEEVSKNINVLADKSTSIGEIVNTIENIAEQTNLLALNAAIEAARAGESGRGFAVVAEEVRKLAEQSSQSANEITVMIKDILQEISKTKTNMDVSQRSAEEASLTIAEADRAFKTIEEAVNDMFTEIDILTANISDVNNAKDEVITSIQNISAVSEESAATAEEISASVVQQSNAMENIYATTEDLKKLVQILDEIVVKFKL; encoded by the coding sequence ATGAAAAGAATAAGTTCTAAAATAATAGTTCTTTCACTTATCACTACTTTATTCACTGCCATAGTTATTGGCAGTGTGTCAACCTATAACACTATCAGCACTAATAAGTCGCTGTTAGTTGCTTTAGAGGATACCATGCGGGGTGACTTTGATGAAATCATCAAGGGCCAGGTAGAATCTGTTATAAGTATATTGGAGACCTTTAACCAGCGATATGAAAGAGGAGAGCTTACAAAAGAGGAAGCTAAAAGACAAGCTGCAGATATTGTACGAGAGCTGCGATATGGCAAGGATGGATACTTCTGGATTGATACATCTGAAGGAGTCAATGTAGTACTTTTAGGACAAGACGTTGAAGGAACAAGCAGAATAGATTCCAAGGACGCAAATGGACTCTTGTTTATTCAGGAAATAATTAAGAATGGCTCTAAGGAAGGTGGCGGTTACTCAGACTATTATTTCCCTAAGGCCGGCGGCACCCAACCTCTTCCTAAAAGAAGTTACAGCAAATTGTTTAAGCCTTTTGACTGGGTTGTAGGTACCGGTAATTATACCGACGATATTGACGCGCTGATATCTGAAAAGAAAACCGCTATAGATAAAGAACTTTTAAACAGTTTTATAACGCTTATAACAATTGCTCTTGTGACAGTAATTTCAGCCATAGTTGCTGCTGTGTTATTAAGCAAGAAACTTACTAAACCTATTGTATTTGTAACAAAGCAAGTAAACAAGTTGGCTGCCCTAGACCTTTCTGAGGAACAGATCAATGATAATATTCTAAAGAATAAGGATGAGACTGGACTAATGGCTCAATCCGTTAAAGAACTCAGAGAAAAGTTGAGAACTATTATAAAACAGCTTCAGAACAGTGCCGCTAATGTGCTCCAGTACTCCACAACAGTAGCAGAAGCTACAGACGAGAGTGTTCAATCCATTCAAGCTGTATCCGCTGCAGTGGATGAACTTTCTAAGGGTACCGTTTCCCAGGCTGAAGATGCCCAGGAAGGCGCTAATAAACTTTTATCTCTGGCCAATAATATCAGTATATGCGTTAATAGTTCAAACTCAGTGAAAGACTTTTCCAGACATACAAGGAAGATTAACGCAGAAGGCTTGATGGCTATGAAATCACTGATTGAAAAGTTTGATAAGAACACAAGGATCAATGAGGAGGTTTCTAAGAATATCAATGTTCTTGCAGATAAATCTACTTCTATCGGTGAAATTGTAAATACCATTGAAAACATAGCTGAGCAAACTAACCTGCTGGCCTTAAATGCAGCAATAGAAGCCGCCCGTGCCGGGGAATCCGGAAGAGGTTTTGCAGTGGTTGCAGAGGAAGTACGAAAGCTTGCAGAGCAAAGCTCACAATCTGCTAACGAAATCACTGTTATGATAAAGGATATACTTCAAGAGATTTCAAAGACAAAAACCAATATGGATGTAAGTCAGAGAAGTGCAGAAGAAGCCAGCTTGACCATAGCAGAGGCGGATAGGGCCTTCAAAACAATTGAAGAAGCTGTAAACGACATGTTTACTGAAATTGATATTTTAACAGCCAATATCTCTGATGTGAATAATGCTAAAGATGAAGTAATAACTTCCATCCAGAACATTTCAGCTGTTTCCGAGGAATCTGCTGCCACTGCTGAAGAGATATCTGCATCAGTAGTACAGCAGTCCAACGCTATGGAAAATATATATGCAACCACAGAGGATTTAAAGAAACTTGTACAAATTCTAGATGAAATTGTTGTTAAGTTTAAGTTGTAA
- a CDS encoding glycoside hydrolase family 13 protein — protein MRTEGRSDKWWKNAVVYQIYPKSFQDSNGDGIGDLQGIISRLDYLQELGIDAIWLSPVYKSPQDDNGYDISDYQDIDLMFGTMEDMERLIAEAKKRNISIIMDLVLNHTSDEHMWFLEAKKSKDNPYHDYYVWRDGVEGTPPNDMIACFGGSAWQWVPEVGQYYFHQFSVKQPDLNWENPKVRREIYDTILWWMDKGVGGFRLDVIDQIAKEPDLKITGNGPRLHEFIQELSKETFQKGNLITVGEAWGANPERARLYSNPDGSEFSMVFQFEHIGLDQEEGKSKWDLAPLDFLKLKRVLSKWQKELYQVGWNSLFWNNHDLPRIVSRWGNDGEYRVESAKMLATVLHGMQGTPYIYQGEELGMTNVKFPIEDYRDIETLNLYAERKAAGYPIEDIMKSIYSKGRDNARTPMQWDSSTNAGFTDGTPWIKVNPNYTEINAESVLRDKNSIFNYYKKLIRLRKEYEVFVKGDYELLYEDHPGIFAYTRTHGDTKLLVIANFHGDTIPFSLPREYEGKLELLISNYDEPLARTLRPYEAAMYLMR, from the coding sequence ATGAGGACAGAAGGCAGAAGTGATAAGTGGTGGAAAAATGCAGTGGTATATCAAATATACCCAAAGAGCTTTCAGGACAGCAACGGGGACGGCATAGGAGACCTGCAGGGAATAATAAGCCGGCTGGACTACCTTCAGGAATTAGGAATTGATGCCATATGGCTTTCCCCGGTATACAAGTCTCCCCAGGATGATAATGGCTACGACATTTCCGACTATCAGGACATTGACCTCATGTTTGGGACTATGGAGGATATGGAGAGACTGATAGCGGAAGCCAAAAAGAGAAACATATCTATCATCATGGACTTGGTATTGAACCATACCTCCGATGAACACATGTGGTTTTTAGAAGCCAAAAAGAGCAAAGACAACCCCTATCATGACTACTATGTGTGGAGGGATGGGGTAGAAGGCACACCGCCCAATGACATGATAGCCTGCTTTGGCGGGTCAGCTTGGCAATGGGTACCGGAAGTGGGCCAGTATTACTTCCACCAGTTTTCCGTAAAGCAACCGGACTTAAACTGGGAGAACCCTAAGGTGCGCCGGGAAATTTACGACACGATCCTGTGGTGGATGGACAAGGGCGTGGGAGGCTTTAGGCTGGATGTAATAGACCAGATAGCCAAAGAGCCGGATTTAAAAATCACCGGAAATGGACCAAGGCTCCATGAATTTATCCAGGAATTATCAAAGGAAACCTTCCAAAAGGGTAACCTGATAACGGTAGGAGAGGCATGGGGAGCTAACCCTGAGAGGGCAAGGCTGTACAGCAATCCCGATGGTAGTGAATTCTCCATGGTGTTCCAATTTGAACACATAGGCCTGGACCAGGAGGAAGGCAAGTCCAAGTGGGATTTGGCTCCATTAGACTTCTTGAAATTAAAGAGGGTATTGTCAAAATGGCAGAAGGAACTTTACCAGGTGGGCTGGAACAGCCTGTTCTGGAACAATCATGACCTGCCCAGAATTGTGTCAAGATGGGGAAACGATGGAGAGTACCGGGTGGAATCCGCCAAGATGTTGGCCACAGTTCTCCACGGCATGCAGGGAACCCCCTACATCTACCAAGGGGAGGAACTGGGCATGACAAATGTGAAATTCCCTATAGAAGATTACAGAGACATAGAAACCTTAAACCTATACGCTGAGCGTAAGGCAGCCGGTTATCCAATAGAAGACATCATGAAGTCCATCTACAGTAAAGGCCGTGACAACGCCAGAACCCCAATGCAGTGGGACAGCAGCACCAATGCCGGCTTTACAGACGGTACCCCATGGATCAAGGTAAATCCAAATTACACAGAAATAAATGCTGAGTCAGTACTTCGGGATAAAAATTCAATTTTCAATTACTATAAAAAGCTGATCAGACTTAGAAAGGAATATGAAGTATTTGTGAAAGGGGACTATGAACTCTTGTATGAAGACCATCCTGGTATTTTTGCCTATACAAGAACCCATGGCGATACAAAGTTACTTGTAATAGCAAACTTCCACGGGGATACCATACCTTTTTCACTGCCACGTGAATATGAAGGCAAATTAGAACTGCTGATCAGTAACTATGATGAGCCCCTTGCTAGAACTTTGAGGCCCTATGAGGCAGCAATGTACTTGATGAGATAG
- a CDS encoding ABC transporter substrate-binding protein — MKKFAKIAVALSLTLSATIFGGCGNKETPKNENTPEVTTPGDSTPDSTAPDTTAVDPAKVTGTVNFAVYNWGVETYTKIAEEFNKVYPNVTVNITGFDGELNDYLTTQAASNSLPDVVFGWSNINYPISQGWVMPLDEFLAKDPDIKYVESKIMEGYKFNGKTYAVPQKFQFSSILVNLDLIEQLNLDKPSYEWTIDEFKEYATKATTDKISGINHLWDFDEALTVMYSKNLSQRGFDLEAGKFNFTDGSWVKAITTHKELKAVPGLVSDDLKNQALRDEGKEDDYMKKFGKDADALRESKVAFGFHGTWDIGWIKTMPYKYDFYPIPIDPAVGYKEIIHADHGFMMSTAQSPEAAFEFLKWITYGTQGTLVRLDIEKNKVDADGNPTPEFFIPATSAEEVVKVFKEMDIVPEGVKFMYDNMDKSSRGDLYKIVPDFSKVVDEIIRPQSDSVREGKVEASAIAAELEQKANEAIQESIIKFENAVKELK, encoded by the coding sequence ATGAAAAAGTTTGCTAAAATTGCAGTAGCACTTTCATTAACTTTAAGTGCGACCATATTCGGTGGATGCGGTAATAAGGAAACACCAAAAAATGAAAACACACCGGAAGTAACTACACCAGGGGATTCAACACCGGATTCAACAGCTCCGGACACAACTGCGGTAGACCCTGCTAAGGTTACAGGCACAGTAAATTTTGCAGTTTACAACTGGGGGGTGGAAACCTATACAAAAATTGCTGAAGAATTTAATAAGGTGTACCCGAACGTAACCGTAAACATCACCGGCTTTGACGGAGAGTTAAATGATTATCTGACAACACAAGCAGCTTCCAACAGCTTACCAGACGTAGTGTTTGGCTGGTCCAACATAAACTACCCTATATCACAGGGCTGGGTTATGCCGCTGGATGAATTCTTGGCCAAGGATCCGGACATCAAATATGTAGAGTCAAAAATAATGGAAGGCTATAAGTTCAATGGTAAGACTTATGCAGTACCACAGAAATTTCAGTTTAGCTCCATCTTAGTTAATCTTGACTTAATTGAGCAGCTGAATTTGGACAAACCATCCTATGAGTGGACAATAGATGAATTTAAAGAATACGCAACAAAGGCAACCACAGATAAGATATCAGGTATCAATCACCTTTGGGATTTTGATGAAGCACTGACAGTTATGTACAGTAAGAATCTTTCACAAAGAGGCTTTGATCTTGAGGCAGGTAAGTTTAACTTTACAGACGGAAGCTGGGTTAAGGCTATAACAACTCATAAGGAACTTAAAGCGGTTCCCGGCCTGGTTTCTGATGACTTGAAAAATCAAGCCCTTAGGGATGAAGGCAAGGAAGATGATTACATGAAGAAGTTCGGTAAGGACGCAGATGCACTTAGAGAATCTAAGGTGGCCTTCGGATTCCATGGTACATGGGATATCGGTTGGATAAAGACTATGCCATACAAGTATGACTTCTATCCAATCCCAATTGATCCAGCTGTTGGTTACAAAGAAATAATTCATGCAGACCACGGTTTCATGATGTCTACTGCTCAATCACCGGAAGCAGCTTTTGAATTCTTAAAGTGGATAACTTACGGAACCCAAGGAACCCTAGTAAGACTTGACATTGAAAAGAACAAGGTGGATGCTGATGGAAACCCAACACCTGAATTCTTTATTCCTGCAACCAGTGCTGAAGAAGTAGTTAAGGTTTTCAAAGAGATGGACATAGTTCCTGAAGGCGTTAAGTTTATGTATGACAACATGGACAAGTCCTCCAGAGGCGACTTATATAAGATTGTTCCTGATTTCTCCAAGGTTGTAGATGAAATCATAAGACCTCAATCTGATTCAGTAAGAGAAGGCAAGGTTGAAGCTTCAGCCATAGCTGCTGAATTAGAACAAAAGGCAAATGAAGCCATTCAAGAATCAATAATCAAGTTTGAAAATGCAGTAAAAGAACTTAAATAG
- a CDS encoding extracellular solute-binding protein → MFRMRKKGILLILAVIILTGTIVVSGNSAVLTDNAVAADLRESDEQSIVKYWSVVEWAKVADKIEADRFTVAGGAGEKQGSGFLLSVDDTVDFTAKVPHAGKYNLLLEYTVESDKVLKNTFSLNWEGNEALISLPSLWRDSSKDYEKDRYGNDIIPEQIMVSGMHLEYAKDHASLNKNPLSLELSEGEHKFTVKNNTQPITLKAVYVVEEDKLPTYTEYAGTLSGKPAGRGLLAVEAENYIAKSDSFIRPASIQNPVLHPYSTIEKRLNVIEGTSWNTAGQKLMWQFEVEEAGLYSIGFTYGLNTKEGMVAFRNIELDGKVLFEEMKSYPFKYTGLNYENTVLADKSGRALKLWLNKGLHSLAMEVEGELLQPIVEELETIMTGINDAGIDIKRLTGGKEDTNRTWDVEQYMPDIVQRLEGWAGQLEELYEKLEKIGGEEPSYAVNLKVSAKNLRDIASEPKKIPSQLNKLSEGTGSVAQLIADLNLALRQQPLSLDRIYIIGDEKLPAASAGLVRNLLEHSKRFIASFSDKNKGYGGVAKEEDELNIWVNRPIQYVELLQQMADADFTIKTGIRVKFSVMPNEQKLTLSNASQTNPDVALGISNYIPYQLAIRGAAADLTQFKDFLPYMSKEYNLETLIPFTEGDKIYGVTETQDFYVLMYRKDILDKFNLEVPNTWEDVKNIMPQLQRHSMNFFVPMAAWTGLKPFYTTSPFLFQNGGSIYSEDGLTTAINTEETIKGFELMTELFNVYSLAENAPNFYNNFRYGTMPIGVSNFGTYVTLMNAAPEIAGQWGIALSPGVEDEEGNIQRFQVGSDRAALIFENSDKKDQGWEFLKWWLSKDVQVKYAYALQTKFGPEYMWNTANMAAFEELPLPEKDKEVILEQWKYIKEVSPHPASYMAEREISNAWTNIVMEGDNLRTTIDRAAVVINREIKLKLEEFGYIKEGKVIKEYKIPTVEDIRRMVRESK, encoded by the coding sequence ATGTTTAGAATGAGGAAGAAAGGAATTTTATTAATACTGGCAGTAATAATTTTAACAGGCACTATTGTTGTTTCTGGGAATTCTGCAGTTCTGACAGATAATGCAGTGGCAGCGGATTTAAGAGAATCAGATGAACAAAGCATAGTAAAGTACTGGTCAGTGGTGGAATGGGCTAAAGTTGCTGATAAAATTGAGGCTGATAGGTTTACAGTGGCAGGCGGGGCAGGAGAAAAGCAGGGCAGCGGATTCCTTCTGTCAGTGGATGATACAGTGGATTTCACAGCCAAGGTACCCCATGCAGGCAAGTACAATCTACTTTTGGAATATACCGTTGAATCAGATAAGGTGCTGAAGAATACCTTTTCCTTAAACTGGGAGGGGAATGAAGCCTTGATTTCACTTCCATCTCTTTGGAGAGACAGCAGTAAGGACTACGAGAAAGACAGGTATGGAAATGATATAATTCCGGAGCAAATAATGGTTAGTGGTATGCATCTCGAATATGCAAAGGATCATGCCAGCCTTAATAAGAATCCTTTATCTCTTGAACTTAGCGAAGGTGAACACAAGTTTACAGTTAAAAATAATACTCAGCCTATAACATTAAAGGCTGTTTATGTTGTTGAGGAAGATAAGTTGCCAACCTATACCGAGTATGCCGGCACCCTATCCGGAAAGCCTGCAGGCAGAGGGTTACTGGCGGTAGAAGCTGAAAACTATATAGCTAAGTCAGATTCTTTTATAAGACCTGCAAGCATTCAAAATCCGGTCCTCCATCCCTACAGCACCATAGAGAAGCGGCTCAATGTCATAGAAGGAACTTCCTGGAACACTGCAGGCCAAAAGCTTATGTGGCAGTTTGAGGTGGAGGAAGCAGGGCTTTATTCCATAGGCTTTACCTATGGCCTTAATACCAAGGAAGGCATGGTGGCCTTTAGAAATATTGAACTTGACGGCAAGGTTCTCTTTGAGGAGATGAAAAGCTACCCCTTCAAATATACCGGTCTAAACTATGAAAATACTGTGCTTGCAGATAAGAGCGGCCGGGCGCTCAAGTTGTGGCTGAACAAGGGCCTACACAGCCTGGCCATGGAAGTAGAGGGAGAACTCCTTCAACCGATAGTTGAAGAATTAGAAACCATAATGACAGGTATCAACGACGCTGGCATCGATATCAAAAGGCTCACCGGAGGAAAAGAGGATACCAACAGAACCTGGGATGTGGAACAATATATGCCTGATATAGTCCAAAGACTTGAAGGATGGGCAGGACAATTGGAAGAACTTTATGAAAAGCTTGAAAAAATAGGCGGTGAGGAACCAAGCTATGCGGTAAACCTGAAGGTTTCGGCCAAGAATCTTAGGGACATAGCAAGTGAACCAAAGAAGATACCAAGCCAGTTAAATAAATTGAGCGAGGGCACCGGGTCTGTGGCCCAGCTTATAGCAGATTTAAACTTAGCCTTGAGGCAACAACCCCTAAGCTTAGACAGGATCTATATAATTGGTGATGAAAAGCTGCCAGCGGCCAGTGCCGGGCTGGTTAGAAACCTGTTAGAGCATTCAAAGCGATTCATAGCATCCTTCTCAGATAAAAACAAGGGCTATGGTGGCGTTGCAAAGGAAGAGGATGAACTGAACATCTGGGTGAACCGCCCCATTCAGTACGTTGAGCTCCTCCAGCAGATGGCGGATGCGGATTTCACCATAAAAACCGGAATTAGGGTCAAGTTCTCCGTTATGCCCAATGAGCAAAAACTGACCCTTTCCAATGCATCACAGACCAATCCGGACGTGGCCTTAGGCATAAGTAACTATATACCCTATCAGCTTGCAATAAGAGGTGCTGCAGCGGACTTGACCCAATTTAAAGACTTTCTACCCTATATGAGCAAGGAATATAACCTGGAAACCCTCATTCCTTTCACGGAAGGGGATAAGATCTATGGAGTTACGGAAACCCAGGACTTTTATGTACTGATGTACAGAAAGGATATTTTAGATAAATTTAATTTAGAAGTGCCAAACACTTGGGAAGACGTTAAAAATATAATGCCCCAGCTCCAAAGGCATTCCATGAACTTCTTTGTGCCCATGGCAGCCTGGACTGGCTTAAAACCCTTCTACACAACATCCCCCTTCCTCTTCCAAAATGGGGGAAGCATCTACAGTGAAGATGGGCTAACTACAGCAATAAACACAGAGGAAACCATTAAGGGCTTTGAACTGATGACAGAACTGTTCAATGTATACAGCCTGGCAGAGAATGCACCGAACTTTTATAACAACTTCAGATATGGCACTATGCCTATTGGGGTTTCCAACTTTGGTACCTATGTAACCCTGATGAATGCCGCTCCGGAGATTGCAGGCCAGTGGGGCATAGCCCTGTCTCCCGGGGTAGAGGATGAGGAGGGCAACATTCAAAGGTTCCAGGTTGGCAGTGACAGAGCAGCCCTAATCTTTGAGAACAGTGATAAAAAAGACCAGGGCTGGGAGTTTCTAAAGTGGTGGCTATCAAAAGATGTACAAGTAAAATATGCCTATGCCCTACAAACAAAGTTTGGACCGGAATATATGTGGAACACGGCCAATATGGCAGCCTTTGAGGAACTGCCACTGCCGGAGAAGGATAAGGAAGTCATCTTGGAACAGTGGAAATATATTAAGGAAGTTTCACCCCACCCGGCAAGCTATATGGCAGAAAGAGAAATCAGCAATGCATGGACCAATATAGTGATGGAGGGTGACAACTTAAGAACCACCATCGACAGGGCCGCAGTGGTAATTAACCGTGAAATCAAACTGAAGTTGGAGGAATTTGGCTATATAAAAGAAGGAAAAGTAATCAAGGAATACAAGATACCTACGGTAGAAGACATTAGAAGGATGGTGAGGGAGAGTAAATGA
- a CDS encoding glycoside hydrolase family 30 protein: MKKKYLCAVLAACSLFLFSLNGCANTDSEKLPENSGILPENSENLPKDSEKYPEDKPLEESVGIEGMVELWLTSSNQKNLLTAQQPIIPHNNVASESSGEVFAINVEPDVTFQEMDGFGASFTDASAWLVANVLDDKQRQDLMEKLFDADVGIGMSFLRQPMGATDFTTKLYTYNDLPAGETDVELSKFSIAHDKKYIIPLLKEARKINPKMKIMASPWSAPAWMKTSKNLIGGSLNPDYYGVYAEYFVKYIKAYENEDIPIYAVTPQNEPMYVPSEYPGMKMDFSSQVKFINKYLGPAFEKNNISTKIIAYDHNWDNLVYPTEVLKEAGKYVAGTAWHCYGGKHQAMTTIHDKFPDKGIWFTEASGGEWVPPFNEAFVDQMTHVIRATRNYAKTVVWWNIALDQNNGPTVLSNSTCRGIVTINTDTKEITYNVDYYTMGHISKFVEPGALRIESTNVQGNLETTAFKNPDGSVVLIAFNHLPQDRTIRVNYGKSSFEYKFPGKSAVTFRW; this comes from the coding sequence ATGAAGAAAAAATATTTATGTGCAGTACTTGCAGCATGCTCATTATTTCTATTTAGCCTTAACGGATGTGCAAATACGGATTCTGAAAAGCTTCCTGAAAATTCGGGAATACTTCCTGAGAATTCAGAAAACCTTCCTAAGGACTCAGAAAAGTATCCTGAGGATAAGCCCCTTGAAGAATCCGTAGGTATTGAAGGTATGGTGGAACTTTGGCTGACAAGTTCTAATCAAAAGAACCTGCTGACAGCCCAGCAGCCCATAATTCCTCACAATAACGTAGCATCTGAAAGTTCAGGTGAAGTTTTCGCCATTAATGTAGAGCCGGATGTGACCTTTCAAGAGATGGATGGCTTTGGTGCTTCCTTTACGGATGCTTCCGCCTGGCTTGTTGCTAATGTCTTGGATGATAAGCAGAGGCAAGACCTTATGGAAAAACTCTTTGATGCAGATGTGGGAATTGGCATGTCCTTTCTTCGCCAGCCTATGGGGGCTACGGACTTTACCACAAAGCTCTACACCTACAATGACCTTCCAGCGGGAGAAACCGATGTTGAGCTATCAAAATTCTCAATTGCTCATGATAAGAAGTATATCATCCCTCTTTTGAAGGAGGCCAGGAAAATAAACCCCAAAATGAAGATAATGGCCTCTCCTTGGAGCGCACCTGCATGGATGAAAACCTCAAAGAACCTTATTGGCGGTTCCCTAAATCCTGATTACTACGGTGTATACGCTGAATACTTTGTAAAATATATCAAAGCCTATGAAAATGAAGATATACCTATTTATGCAGTGACACCCCAAAACGAGCCTATGTATGTACCAAGTGAGTACCCAGGCATGAAAATGGACTTCTCATCCCAGGTCAAGTTCATCAATAAATATCTTGGTCCGGCTTTTGAGAAAAACAATATTTCAACGAAAATTATAGCCTACGACCACAATTGGGATAACCTGGTCTATCCCACAGAGGTCTTAAAAGAAGCAGGAAAATATGTTGCTGGTACAGCCTGGCACTGCTATGGCGGCAAACACCAGGCTATGACCACCATACATGATAAGTTTCCTGACAAGGGAATATGGTTTACGGAAGCTTCCGGCGGTGAATGGGTGCCTCCTTTCAACGAGGCTTTTGTGGACCAGATGACCCACGTGATCCGGGCCACAAGAAACTATGCAAAAACCGTAGTTTGGTGGAACATAGCCCTAGATCAAAACAATGGCCCCACAGTACTCAGCAATAGTACCTGCAGGGGCATAGTCACCATCAATACCGATACTAAGGAAATCACCTATAATGTGGATTACTATACCATGGGCCATATAAGTAAATTTGTAGAACCCGGAGCCCTTAGAATAGAATCCACCAATGTACAAGGCAACTTGGAAACCACTGCCTTCAAAAATCCTGACGGGTCTGTAGTGTTAATTGCCTTTAATCATCTTCCGCAGGACAGGACAATTAGGGTGAACTACGGCAAGTCTTCCTTTGAATATAAGTTTCCAGGGAAGTCGGCGGTTACGTTTAGGTGGTAG